Proteins encoded by one window of Lathyrus oleraceus cultivar Zhongwan6 chromosome 1, CAAS_Psat_ZW6_1.0, whole genome shotgun sequence:
- the LOC127134614 gene encoding VQ motif-containing protein 17 has product MHINLSQIVPCFLAGYCYIFFSVVQHSESNMKKQHTFYSTSSSSKLGVGKDSQVISKAKPKIRIIHIYAPEIIKTDAANFRELVQRLTGKPEDHEKRGARSKSKTALPQTRDSMIVQEDEKDFLSLQNGIISVKNESEEEEIWRRSKSNEKFNGFLDGFSEYDGFMEELSTTMPLLN; this is encoded by the coding sequence ATGCATATAAACTTGTCACAAATTGTACCTTGTTTTCTTGCAGGATATTGTTACATTTTTTTTTCTGTTGTTCAACATTCAGAATCAAACATGAAAAAGCAACACACATTTTACTCAACCTCATCATCTTCTAAGCTAGGAGTTGGCAAAGATTCACAAGTCATATCAAAAGCGAAGCCGAAAATCCGTATAATTCATATATATGCTCCAGAAATCATAAAAACTGACGCTGCGAATTTCAGAGAGCTTGTTCAAAGACTCACAGGAAAGCCAGAAGATCATGAAAAGAGAGGTGCAAGAAGCAAATCCAAAACTGCACTACCTCAAACCAGAGATTCGATGATTGTGCAAGAAGATGAAAAAGATTTTCTTAGTCTGCAAAATGGGATCATAAGTGTAAAGAATGAAAGTGAAGAGGAAGAAATATGGAGAAGATCAAAGTCAAATGAAAAATTCAATGGTTTCTTAGATGGTTTTTCAGAATATGATGGTTTTATGGAAGAGTTAAGTACTACTATGCCGCTACTTAATTAA